Proteins encoded by one window of Lactobacillus sp. ESL0684:
- the tsaB gene encoding tRNA (adenosine(37)-N6)-threonylcarbamoyltransferase complex dimerization subunit type 1 TsaB, producing the protein MKILSVSTATNYLSVALNDGQKVLVEKGEPDERNHSEHLDPLIDEILTSNNLALTDIDRFAVANGPGSYTGLRIGVTTMKMFASILNKELVGISTLEALAASSTAENTLIVAGIDARNDNYFAGAYIKRDGQLTNVLADGHYHITTLLEAVKQIANTNSFGKIEFLGTGFDKQASALTQLPLPISYGTEQQNLIHAGLIGRLAESVQPVDPDLLLPNYLRRTQAEVDWHQKTGQPFAPDSDYVEEV; encoded by the coding sequence ATGAAAATTTTAAGTGTGTCAACTGCAACTAATTATCTGAGTGTAGCGCTCAATGATGGACAAAAAGTACTGGTGGAAAAAGGTGAACCTGATGAACGGAATCATAGTGAACACCTTGATCCATTGATTGATGAGATTTTAACTAGTAATAATTTAGCGTTAACAGATATTGATCGTTTTGCAGTTGCTAATGGTCCTGGTTCATATACTGGTTTGCGGATTGGGGTAACTACCATGAAGATGTTTGCCAGTATTTTAAATAAGGAATTAGTTGGTATTTCAACGCTTGAAGCCTTAGCAGCTAGTTCAACTGCAGAAAACACGTTAATTGTTGCTGGAATTGATGCACGTAATGACAATTACTTTGCTGGAGCATATATCAAACGTGATGGTCAACTAACTAATGTGCTTGCCGATGGCCATTATCATATCACCACTTTGCTTGAGGCGGTTAAACAAATTGCTAATACTAATTCTTTTGGTAAAATCGAATTCTTAGGTACCGGCTTTGATAAACAAGCATCAGCGTTAACACAATTGCCTCTGCCAATTAGTTACGGTACTGAACAACAAAACTTGATTCATGCCGGTCTAATCGGAAGATTAGCTGAATCCGTGCAGCCAGTTGATCCAGATCTATTGTTACCAAATTATTTACGGCGTACACAAGCTGAAGTTGATTGGCATCAAAAGACCGGTCAGCCTTTTGCACCTGATAGTGATTATGTGGAAGAAGTATAG
- the rsmI gene encoding 16S rRNA (cytidine(1402)-2'-O)-methyltransferase, with protein MQQQSSYAQETGKLYLVPTPIGNLEDITIRAKKILTQADYIAAEDTRTSGILLQKIGVHNHMLSFHKYNSKQRAPELVKLMKDGAVIAEISDAGMPVISDPGFILVQECLKNDIPVVPLPGASAFTTALIASGFDAQPFTYYGFLPRKTSEQQVFFKQMNEARATSIFYEAPHRLLKTLTNMASVLPASRKIVVARELTKIHEEFIRGTVAELTDYFTQTPPRGEFVILVSPNTEQPQQLTWLELIKLVDQQVAAGETKKSAIKAVAQQQHVSKNMLYDQYNHK; from the coding sequence ATGCAGCAGCAAAGTAGTTATGCGCAAGAAACAGGAAAGCTTTACTTGGTGCCAACTCCGATTGGAAACCTAGAAGATATCACTATTCGTGCCAAAAAAATTTTAACTCAAGCTGATTATATTGCAGCTGAGGATACTAGAACCAGTGGGATTTTATTACAGAAAATTGGCGTTCATAATCACATGCTGTCATTTCATAAATATAATTCTAAGCAGCGGGCTCCAGAGCTAGTTAAATTAATGAAAGATGGTGCAGTGATTGCCGAAATTAGTGATGCGGGGATGCCGGTGATTTCTGATCCTGGTTTTATTTTGGTACAGGAATGTTTAAAAAACGATATTCCAGTTGTGCCATTACCTGGTGCGTCAGCGTTTACAACAGCTTTGATTGCATCTGGGTTTGATGCGCAACCATTTACTTATTATGGTTTTTTGCCGCGCAAAACTAGTGAACAACAGGTGTTTTTTAAGCAGATGAATGAAGCACGGGCAACTTCAATTTTTTATGAAGCACCGCATCGATTGCTTAAGACTCTTACCAATATGGCGTCAGTCTTGCCAGCTAGTCGTAAAATTGTAGTGGCACGTGAATTAACTAAAATTCATGAAGAATTTATTCGTGGGACTGTTGCAGAATTGACGGACTATTTTACACAAACGCCACCGCGTGGCGAGTTTGTGATTTTGGTTTCACCAAATACGGAGCAACCACAGCAATTAACTTGGTTGGAGTTAATTAAATTAGTCGATCAGCAAGTAGCTGCGGGTGAGACTAAAAAGTCAGCAATTAAGGCAGTAGCTCAGCAGCAGCACGTTTCTAAGAATATGTTGTATGATCAGTATAATCATAAGTAG
- a CDS encoding acyl-ACP thioesterase domain-containing protein, translated as MEYSEQRRIEFYECDENERLKLPAMIDLMMSVSEHQLVSGSASTDALTKRGLGWVVTQYQIEVNTLPKPNDLVTVSTQATGYNRFLEYRDFTFTDQAGNQLIKAKSEWVLFDLQKRKMVPTDQKMMTELGIPLLKKVPKFPRLRAQSEYQLQRQYRVRYDDLDTNHHMTNGHYFSWFIDTLDRDFLRTHVVQKIDIKFNQEVSYGQEPQVALSTDCAANECKTYHCVKDNEAARAICELTWRQV; from the coding sequence ATGGAGTATAGTGAACAAAGACGCATTGAATTTTATGAATGTGATGAAAATGAACGTTTAAAATTACCTGCCATGATTGATTTAATGATGAGTGTTTCTGAACATCAATTAGTCAGTGGCAGCGCTAGTACCGATGCATTAACCAAAAGGGGATTAGGCTGGGTAGTAACGCAATATCAGATTGAAGTTAATACTTTGCCTAAACCCAATGATTTAGTTACAGTTAGTACTCAGGCAACAGGATATAATCGCTTTTTAGAATATCGTGATTTTACGTTTACCGATCAAGCTGGTAATCAGCTGATTAAAGCTAAGAGTGAATGGGTTTTGTTTGATTTGCAAAAACGTAAAATGGTTCCAACGGATCAAAAGATGATGACTGAATTAGGAATTCCGTTATTAAAAAAGGTTCCCAAATTTCCTCGCTTGCGTGCTCAAAGTGAGTATCAACTTCAAAGACAATATCGTGTGCGTTATGATGATTTAGATACTAATCATCACATGACTAATGGGCACTACTTTAGCTGGTTTATTGATACTTTAGATCGTGATTTTCTAAGAACACATGTAGTCCAAAAAATTGATATTAAGTTTAACCAAGAAGTTAGTTACGGACAAGAACCGCAAGTTGCTCTTAGCACGGATTGTGCAGCAAACGAATGTAAAACTTATCATTGCGTTAAGGATAATGAGGCTGCTAGAGCAATATGTGAGCTAACTTGGCGGCAAGTATAA
- a CDS encoding folate family ECF transporter S component, which yields MSSKKLLKLDLNELVLLGIIVAMQIILGRFSFGTSAVHVGLKFIGSVLLGYLFGPAWGAVGGGIGDLISSAIFGNQGGFFVGFTISAMLEPMIYGCFFYQKPVKVWRIVLATLMVTLIINIGLNTLWLHILYGLDYQAALVQRIPKEIIVPWLQMFVSFFVLQTISRVKIKR from the coding sequence ATGTCTTCAAAAAAATTACTCAAACTTGATTTAAATGAGTTAGTTCTGCTTGGCATAATTGTGGCGATGCAAATTATACTGGGACGATTTAGTTTTGGGACATCTGCGGTACACGTTGGCTTAAAATTTATTGGTAGTGTTCTATTGGGATATTTGTTTGGTCCGGCTTGGGGAGCAGTTGGTGGTGGCATCGGTGACTTAATTTCGTCAGCTATCTTTGGTAACCAAGGTGGGTTCTTTGTTGGTTTCACTATCAGTGCAATGCTTGAGCCAATGATTTATGGTTGCTTTTTTTATCAAAAACCCGTTAAAGTTTGGCGGATTGTGCTAGCAACGCTTATGGTTACTTTGATTATTAATATTGGCTTGAATACATTGTGGTTGCATATTTTATATGGACTGGATTATCAGGCTGCACTAGTTCAACGCATTCCTAAGGAAATAATTGTACCTTGGTTACAAATGTTTGTTAGCTTCTTTGTTTTACAGACCATTTCTCGTGTTAAAATAAAAAGGTAG
- the yabA gene encoding DNA replication initiation control protein YabA, whose product MDSYSKLQQLHDSMVNMTKTIASLENDILDTLKENTELKVENQLLREKLDKMTNAHNGTIKTQSGLESLRQIYNSGYHICNMYYGSHRDPSSDCMFCLDILDNFGEKKKVHKG is encoded by the coding sequence GTGGATTCTTATTCAAAATTGCAACAGCTGCATGACTCAATGGTTAATATGACTAAGACAATTGCGAGCTTAGAAAATGATATTTTAGATACACTTAAAGAAAATACGGAATTAAAGGTAGAAAATCAACTTCTACGCGAGAAGCTAGACAAGATGACGAATGCCCATAATGGAACGATTAAAACTCAGAGTGGACTAGAGTCTTTACGGCAAATTTATAATTCTGGCTATCATATTTGTAATATGTATTATGGTTCACATCGTGATCCTAGTTCAGATTGCATGTTTTGCTTGGATATTCTTGATAATTTTGGTGAAAAAAAGAAAGTACACAAAGGTTAG